The following proteins are encoded in a genomic region of Brachyspira pilosicoli:
- a CDS encoding YggT family protein, which yields MLIQIINFIYVLIMQALRLYSFIWFIWIIISWLTAFGAIHLDYYNPIVNFFYRITDGVIDKVFGNFRDKLIIGVIDLSPLVFLLILQMVVPPLITMLYRFIIRLIL from the coding sequence ATGTTAATACAGATTATTAATTTTATATATGTTCTTATAATGCAGGCTTTAAGGCTTTACTCTTTTATATGGTTTATATGGATTATTATTAGCTGGCTTACTGCTTTTGGTGCTATACATTTAGATTATTATAATCCTATAGTTAATTTCTTTTATAGAATTACCGATGGGGTTATAGATAAAGTTTTTGGAAATTTCAGAGATAAGCTTATAATAGGAGTTATAGATTTATCTCCTCTTGTATTTTTGCTTATACTTCAAATGGTAGTACCTCCTCTAATAACTATGCTTTATAGATTTATAATTCGTTTAATATTATAA
- a CDS encoding STAS domain-containing protein, translating into MVSTVIDGKTAIINIEKNIISENVDILEEKLNYIKDAGILNFVFDFHNIDYMCSSALGLIASTLRVSGENGGKVYFCSLSSKLTSLFEATRFLTIVNTAKDVNEALSNIK; encoded by the coding sequence ATGGTTAGTACTGTTATAGATGGGAAGACTGCTATTATTAATATAGAAAAAAATATCATATCTGAAAATGTTGATATATTAGAAGAAAAACTTAATTATATAAAAGATGCAGGTATATTAAATTTTGTGTTTGATTTTCATAATATAGATTATATGTGTTCTTCTGCTTTGGGATTAATAGCTTCCACTTTAAGAGTATCTGGAGAAAATGGCGGAAAAGTTTATTTTTGTTCTTTGAGCAGCAAATTAACAAGTTTGTTTGAAGCTACAAGATTTCTCACTATAGTAAATACTGCCAAAGATGTTAATGAGGCTTTAAGCAATATCAAATAA